The following nucleotide sequence is from Novosphingobium sp. KA1.
GCTCGCCGATCCGGCGATGGAGACCCCGGTCGCGCTGCTCACGTGGGCGGAAGAGAACCCGGCAAACGCGAGCTTCTTCCCGTTCACGGACTATTCGCCGGAGTATCAGGCCGCGTGCTGGGCGGTGCAGCATGGCGCAATGCTGCGCTTCATCGACCTGCCCGCCTCGGACCGCCTCGGCGCCCACCACGACGATGCCGAAGAGCACGGCGGAGCGCAGGCTGACGATGCGGTCAGCCGCGATCCCATCGGCACGCTGGCCGCTGCCGCCGGGTATGCCGACGGCGAATCCTGGTGGGCCGACGTCATCGAGGAAAACCCCGATCCCGGCCCGATCTTCGCCGCGGTAGCCGATGCCATGAGCGCACTGCGCAGCGAAGGACCGCCGCTCTCCATGCGCGAAGCCGCGCGCGAGGCCCACATGCGCCTCGAAATCGGCCGCGCCGCCAAGGAATGCGACGGGCCGGTCGCGGTTGTCTGCGGTGCCTGGCACGTGCCCGCGCTTGCAGCAAAACATGCAGCAAAGTCCGATCGCGAGATTCTGAAGGGCCGCCCGAAAACCAAAGTCCGGGCCACCTGGGCGCCCTGGACCGCCCCTCGTCTCGCCCGGGCGAGCGGCTACGGTGCCGGCGTCGTTGCCCCGGGCTGGTGCGCGCATGTCTGGGCAGCGCACGAAGGCCCCGACCGCGCCGCCAGCTGGCTGACCAAAGCGGCGCACGCGCTACGCAAACGCGGCCATTTCGTCTCGACCGCAGGCGTGATCGAGGCGCAGCGCCTCGGCGTCGCGCTGGCCGCCTTGCGCGGCCGCCCCGCCCCCGGCTTCGAGGAACTGCGCGAAGCGGCCATCGCCTGCCTGTGCGGCGGCGAGGCGGCGTTGTGGAACGAGATTTCCGCCGAACTGCTGATCGGCGCGCAAGTCGGCGCGATCCCTCCCGGCATTCCGCTCGCCCCGCTGCTCGAAGACCTCCAGCGCCAGCAGAAGACAACCCGCCTCAAGCCCGAGGCACTGGAACGCGCGCTGACGCTCGACTTGCGCAGCGAAAGCGGCCTCGCCCGCTCCACCCTGCTGCACCGCCTGCTCGCCCTCGACGTGCCATGGGGCAAGCTGGCCGATGCCGGGCGCAGCAGGGGCACCTTCCGCGAAAACTGGGTACTCTCGTGGCAGGGGGAATTCGCGGTTCGGCTGGTCGAAAACCTCATCCATGGCTCCACCATCGCCCAGGCCGCCGCCGGGCGTTTGATGGAGGCGATGCGCACCGAGTCCGACCTCGGCAGGCTGGCCGCGCTGGTGCGCACGGCGATGACCGCCGATCTTGCCGCCGCCGCCGAATTCGGCACTGCAGCGCTCGAAACCCGTGCCGCGCTCACCAGCGATTGCGCAGCCCTGCTTGCAGCCTTGCCGCCGATGGCCGACATCGTGCGCTACGGCGAGGCCCGCGCCGGTACCGTGGCGCATCTGGCCACGCTGATGCCGCGCATCGTCGTCGAGGCCGCGCTGGCCCTTCCCCATGCCGCGCGCAATCTCGACGCCGACGCTGCGGACACCTTGCGCAAGGCCGTTGTCGCCGCCGACAGCGCCATCGAACTGGCGCAGTTGGACCAAACCGTGGCCGCGACCTGGCAAAGCGCCCTGCGCGCCTTGCTGCACGACGATCACGCCACCCGCATCGTCTCCGGCACCGCCGCGCGGCTGCTCTATGCCGCCGAATACCTCGCCGCCGAGGAAGCCGCGACCTTGCTCGCCCGCATGCTCTCGCCCGGAACGCCGGTGACCGAGGCCGCCGGGTTCTTCGAGGGGTTCTTCGAAGGCGCGGGCCAGCGGCTGATCCACGACCGCGCACTTCGCGCCGCGGTGGACGACTGGCTGCTCTCGCTGGACGAAGACGCCTTCACGTCCAGCCTGCCGCTGTTCCGGCGGGTCTTTTCCGTGCTGGACCACAGCGAACGTCGCCGGCTGATGGACGCGCTGTTCGACCGCTCCCCCGGCGGCGTAGGCGGCGGCGGAGCGGGGTATCGCCTGGTGCCGGGCGCTGCGGCGCTCTGGCCCATGCAGGAGAAGCGCATTCTCGAACTTCTGGCTGCAGGAGCACCCCGATGAGCGAAGCGGAACGCAGCCGCCGCTGGACGCTGGCGCTCGGCATCGATCCCGAGAGCGGCGCCGATCCGCTGTCTCCATCGGATCGGCGCATGTCCGATGCACTCGGCGCGCTCTATGGCAGTGCCGCGGATGCGCCGAAGAAAGGGCGCGGCGGTCTTGGCGGATCAGCGCCGAGCGTGGCGAAATGGCTGGGCGACATTCGCGCGTTCTTCCCCGCCCCGGTCGTGCAGGTGATCCAGAAGGACGCATTCGAACGCAAGGGCCTGCGCCAGATGTTGCTTGAACCCGAGTTTCTGGCGACCGTCGAGGCCGACGTGAATCTCGTGGCCGACCTGGTTTCGCTCCGCTCGGTCATGCCGGAAAAGACCCGCGAAACCGCGCGCGAGGTGATCGGCAAAGTGGTGGCCGAACTGATGGTGAGACTGGAGGCCCGCACGGCGGAGGCCATTCGCGGCGCGCTCGACCGGTCGCGACGCACCCACCGTCCGCGCTTTGCCGATATCGACTGGCCGCGCACGATCCGCGCCAACTTGCGCCATTACCAGAGCGAACAACGCACGGTAGTGCCGGAGCGCCTCGTCGGCTTCATGCGCCAGCAGCGCCGCATCGTCGATCTCGACGAAGTCGTGCTCTGTGTCGACCAGTCCGGCTCGATGGCGAGTTCGGTGGTCTATGCCTCGATCTTCGCGGCGGTCATGGCCTCGCTGCCGGTGGTGGCGACAAAGCTGGTCTGCTTCGACACCGCCATCGTCGACCTCACGGAAGAGCTTGCCGATCCGGTGGAAGTGCTGTTCGGCGTCCAGCTTGGCGGCGGCACCGACATCAACCGCGCCGTCGCCTATTGCGCCGACCGGATCGAGCGCCCCGCCAAGTCGCACCTCGTGCTGATCACCGATCTCTACGAAGGCGGCGATGCTGATGCCCTGGTCGACCGGCTAGCAGCCCTTTCCCGGCTCGGCGTCAACGTGATCGTGCTGCTGGCGCTGACCGACACCGGCCGTCCGGCCCACGATCCGGCGCTCTCGGCCCGCGTCGCCGCGCTCGACATCCCGGTCTTTGCCTGCACGCCCGACCAGTTCCCCGATCTGATGGCGGCCGCCTTGCGGCGCGAGGATATCGCCCAGTGGGCCGCCGCACAGGACATCAAGGCGATCCGTCCGGACGTGGGCTGAGCAAGCCCCCCGCAAACGCCGCTTGCGGGGAGCCCGTGGCTCAGAACGTGTAGCGCGCGCCGATCTTGAACGTGCGCGGTTCGATCACGCGGCTGAGGCGGCCTTCGACCGGGCCGTCCGCATCGAAGGCGGGGATGTAGGATTCGTAATAGTAAGCAATGTCCTTGTCCCGGCTGTCGAGGATGTTGAGGACCTCGCCGTAGATCTCGACCTTGCGGCCCTTCCACGCCGCACGGGCGTTGAACACGGTGCTGCCGTGATCGCGCACGCTGTTGTCCTCGACCAGCGGATATGGCCCGAGATGACGCACGCGCAGGCTCACCTCCCATGGGTCGAGGACGATGGCCGCACCCGCCGACGCCGCATTCTCGAAGGCGTTCGGAATACGGTCGCCGTTGTCGTAGCGCGAGTGGTTGGCAGTATAGTTGCCATCGAGCGCAAGCCACGACAGCGGCCGCCAGAACGCGACCATTTCGTAGCCATGGCGCCTGCTCGCCCCGGTCGGCTCGACCGCGTTGGAATCGCCGACGAAGCGCAGTTCGCTATCCACATCCAGCCACCAGTACGTACCCGTCAGCGAGAACGTGCCGGACTGGAAACGCGCGCCCAGTTCCTTGCCGGTGCCGCGCACCAGCACGGGCACCGGGGTATCGACATTGACCGCGCCGCGCACATCGTTCGAGTGAAATCCCCGCCCCCAGTTGGCATAGAGTTCCAGCTGCGTCGCGATCACGTACGCTGCCGAGAATTTCGGCGAGACGATGGAATCGTGCCCCTTGCCCGCGCCGAGCGCGACTGCGGCTGCGTCCCGTGCGCGCACCGAATAGTGGTAATAGTCGCCGCGCAAACCGCCCGTCAGGCGCAGGCCCGGCAGCGGTTTCCAAGTCGCCTCGCCATAGAGCGCGCCGGACAGTTCCTCCACCTGGTAGCGCCCCAGCGAATGGAGCACCTGCCGGGCCGTAGTGCGGTTCACGCCAACGTTGCCGATATGGTCATAGCGGTTCTCGGTGCCGACCGAGAATTCGAGGGTGCCCGCCAATTGCCACTGCTTGCTGGCGGCAAGCCCGGTCACCCAGCGCCTGTCGTACTGGTCGATCTGCGCGCTGGTGCCGTCCGCCTCCGCATAAGTCGGGTTCGAATACATGGCCCAGTCGTAATACTGGGCATAGACGTTCGCGCTCCAGGTCGGCTGCGAGACCCGGACATTTCCGATCAGCCGCGTGCTCCGGCCTCGCGCGGTCGGATCGGGCGAACAGAACACATCACCGCAAACATCGGAACCGATGATGCGTTCGGGAATCTGCTCGGTCGGCCGCCATGTCGCCTGATAGGCATGGAACGAGACCTGAAACGCACCCTCGCCCAGCCCCCGCAGGTACTTCGCGAAGCCTGCGTAGTGTCGCAAATGCTCGTCATTTTCCCACGGGCCGTCGTAGCGCCTGGCCTGGCCGACCAGCGTCAGGTCGCCGCCGCCAAGGCCCTTGATCGTACCGCCCGCGGCAAGGCGGGCGGAGTTGAAGGAGCCCGCCTCGGCCGAAAGCCACGAACGGTCGAACCTGTCGATAGTGGTCATGGAGGCAGCACCGGCCAGCGCAAAGTCGCCACCATCTGCGCGGTAGGGACCTTTGCGGAAATCCTCGCGCGCGACGATCTCCGGGATCAGGCCATTGAGGTCGAGATAGCCCTGCCCGTGCCCATGGCTGCGCAAGTTCATCTGCACGCCGTCGATATAAGTCGTGAAATCGGTGCCGTGATCGAGGTTGAAACCGCGCAGGAAATACTGGTTCGCCTTGCCGCTCCCCGAATGCTGCGCAGCAACCATGCCCGGTACCGCCTCCAGCAGTTCCGCCACGCGCAGCAATGGGCGAACCAGCAGATCCGACCCGCCCACGCTGCCTTCGCTGGCGGCATGGGCCGTGCCGATCTTTGCCTCGCCGCGTCCGAAGACGACGATTTCCGTCGCGGCTTCAGCATCCCCATCCGCAACATCCCCGGCCAACGCCGGTACTGGGCACAGCACGCACAGCGCCGCGCTCGCGCCAAGCGCGATTCTACCGAAATTCATCTCATTTCCCCCGGCGCCTGCGACTGGAGGCGGAGACGTGCCGTCGACGACGGTCAGCGCGCGTCGACGGCCGGACGCCCGGGGCGACCACGACACGAACCGATGCGGCCTCCACCGCTCGTTCGTCGCTCAGACGGAAAAATCACCGGGCCTCGGCCATCCCCTGGACCAAAGCGAGAGCGACCATACGCCGGCAGGTCTCCTGGCTCGCGGGTCATCGCTTGATGCATGGCCTTCCCAGGCCTCGCAGGAGTTAGCGTCCGGCCCAGTGGCTGCGGCGGGCATCCTTGCCCCGCCGCGCTATGCATCGCGCTCTCCGCTTACAGTTGCAGGGACAGCCCCGGATTCAAGGGGTAACCCCTCTCACCGCGTTCCCTATTAAGCCTCTCTCGAGGCACCGGCGCGATCTTGCCTGTTTTCCTCAATACGAAGAAATCGGGCGGCGCTGGCTAACCGAGACACCGCTTCAGTGCAAGCGCGGCGGCACGATCAGCAGCGCCCTCAGGCCAGGCCGGTTATCCTCCAGCCGGAACCGCGCGCCATGCACCTGGGCGATGGCCGCGACCATGCTGAGTCCAAGCCCTTCACCGGCACGGCCTGCCGTATCCT
It contains:
- a CDS encoding DUF5682 family protein, encoding MSAPVSLFGIRHHGPGSARRLVEALDALQPVAVLIEGPADASHLLPLLADPAMETPVALLTWAEENPANASFFPFTDYSPEYQAACWAVQHGAMLRFIDLPASDRLGAHHDDAEEHGGAQADDAVSRDPIGTLAAAAGYADGESWWADVIEENPDPGPIFAAVADAMSALRSEGPPLSMREAAREAHMRLEIGRAAKECDGPVAVVCGAWHVPALAAKHAAKSDREILKGRPKTKVRATWAPWTAPRLARASGYGAGVVAPGWCAHVWAAHEGPDRAASWLTKAAHALRKRGHFVSTAGVIEAQRLGVALAALRGRPAPGFEELREAAIACLCGGEAALWNEISAELLIGAQVGAIPPGIPLAPLLEDLQRQQKTTRLKPEALERALTLDLRSESGLARSTLLHRLLALDVPWGKLADAGRSRGTFRENWVLSWQGEFAVRLVENLIHGSTIAQAAAGRLMEAMRTESDLGRLAALVRTAMTADLAAAAEFGTAALETRAALTSDCAALLAALPPMADIVRYGEARAGTVAHLATLMPRIVVEAALALPHAARNLDADAADTLRKAVVAADSAIELAQLDQTVAATWQSALRALLHDDHATRIVSGTAARLLYAAEYLAAEEAATLLARMLSPGTPVTEAAGFFEGFFEGAGQRLIHDRALRAAVDDWLLSLDEDAFTSSLPLFRRVFSVLDHSERRRLMDALFDRSPGGVGGGGAGYRLVPGAAALWPMQEKRILELLAAGAPR
- a CDS encoding VWA domain-containing protein produces the protein MSEAERSRRWTLALGIDPESGADPLSPSDRRMSDALGALYGSAADAPKKGRGGLGGSAPSVAKWLGDIRAFFPAPVVQVIQKDAFERKGLRQMLLEPEFLATVEADVNLVADLVSLRSVMPEKTRETAREVIGKVVAELMVRLEARTAEAIRGALDRSRRTHRPRFADIDWPRTIRANLRHYQSEQRTVVPERLVGFMRQQRRIVDLDEVVLCVDQSGSMASSVVYASIFAAVMASLPVVATKLVCFDTAIVDLTEELADPVEVLFGVQLGGGTDINRAVAYCADRIERPAKSHLVLITDLYEGGDADALVDRLAALSRLGVNVIVLLALTDTGRPAHDPALSARVAALDIPVFACTPDQFPDLMAAALRREDIAQWAAAQDIKAIRPDVG
- a CDS encoding TonB-dependent receptor, with the translated sequence MNFGRIALGASAALCVLCPVPALAGDVADGDAEAATEIVVFGRGEAKIGTAHAASEGSVGGSDLLVRPLLRVAELLEAVPGMVAAQHSGSGKANQYFLRGFNLDHGTDFTTYIDGVQMNLRSHGHGQGYLDLNGLIPEIVAREDFRKGPYRADGGDFALAGAASMTTIDRFDRSWLSAEAGSFNSARLAAGGTIKGLGGGDLTLVGQARRYDGPWENDEHLRHYAGFAKYLRGLGEGAFQVSFHAYQATWRPTEQIPERIIGSDVCGDVFCSPDPTARGRSTRLIGNVRVSQPTWSANVYAQYYDWAMYSNPTYAEADGTSAQIDQYDRRWVTGLAASKQWQLAGTLEFSVGTENRYDHIGNVGVNRTTARQVLHSLGRYQVEELSGALYGEATWKPLPGLRLTGGLRGDYYHYSVRARDAAAVALGAGKGHDSIVSPKFSAAYVIATQLELYANWGRGFHSNDVRGAVNVDTPVPVLVRGTGKELGARFQSGTFSLTGTYWWLDVDSELRFVGDSNAVEPTGASRRHGYEMVAFWRPLSWLALDGNYTANHSRYDNGDRIPNAFENAASAGAAIVLDPWEVSLRVRHLGPYPLVEDNSVRDHGSTVFNARAAWKGRKVEIYGEVLNILDSRDKDIAYYYESYIPAFDADGPVEGRLSRVIEPRTFKIGARYTF